From the Saccharomycodes ludwigii strain NBRC 1722 chromosome I, whole genome shotgun sequence genome, one window contains:
- the PMR1 gene encoding Ca(2+)/Mn(2+)-transporting P-type ATPase PMR1 (similar to Saccharomyces cerevisiae YGL167C | PMR1 | Plasma Membrane ATPase Related), translated as MSENPFSPTSENHVSLEKEAALSKPNPSLEYCGCTVEETLAAFQTDTNKGLPSLHIVNERRAKYGSNNCAQDEDSESLIWQFITTFTQDPLILLLIGSALISFIMGNIDDAISITLAIVIVVTVGFVQEYRSEKSLEALNHLVPAECHLIRCGIESNGILASTLVPGDLVRFKVGDRIPADLRIVEAVGLTIDESNLTGENEPVSKNVDPVILPDNGAPNVSQRSCIAYMGTLVREGHGKGIVVGTGKDTAFGAVFDMMSSIEKPKTPLQQAMDKLGKDLSLISFVLIGLICLLGIFQGRSWLDMFQISVSLAVAAIPEGLPIIVTVTLALGVLRMANRKAIVRRLPSVETLGSVNVICSDKTGTLTQNHMTVSKIWSLGSMQNKQNILNIETCNKKTLKNYLNDDTRELLTTGNICNNAIFSQEQFKFLGNPTDVALLEVLGEFDLVDCRTGITRSTELPFTSQRKIMATGITSNNKETFYIKGAYEKILQKATHYLTKEGKTEKLNNSLSKMIEDCAESMAGEGLRVLAFAKMDNTTKKTIIDEKDLGNLVFIGLMGMKDPPRPNVHKAVEKLLEGSVHIIMITGDSPRTAVSIARQIGIPVVNEADSCITGDKLDVMNEDELASVIDHVNIFARATPQHKLNIVRALQKRGDVVAMTGDGVNDAPALKLADIGISMGNLGTDVAKEASDMVLTDDDFSTILTAIEEGKGIFNNIQNFLTFQLSTSVAALSLVALSTALNLPNPLNAMQILWINILMDGPPAQSLGVEPVDHEVMKKPPRRRTDKILTSAVLKRLLTSAIFIICGTVFIFVREIDADGQVTSRDTTMTFTCFVFFDMFNALACRHSTKSIFKIGVFANKMFNFAVGLSILGQLCAIYVPFFQSIFKTESLSLYDLLFLLCISSTVFIADELRKYIFRSRNPTDIPFVYSQV; from the coding sequence ATGTCTGAAAACCCATTTTCACCTACGTCGGAGAACCATGTTTCGCTAGAAAAAGAGGCGGCTCTATCGAAACCCAACCCTTCTTTAGAGTATTGTGGCTGCACGGTAGAAGAAACACTTGCTGCCTTCCAAACAGACACGAACAAAGGTTTACCATCTTTGCATATAGTAAATGAAAGACGTGCAAAGTATGGGTCGAATAATTGTGCCCAAGACGAAGACAGTGAATCATTAATATGGCAATTCATCACCACTTTTACCCAAGatccattaatattattattaattggCTCTGCACttattagttttattatggGAAATATCGATGATGCAATCAGTATTACCTTAGCTATAGTTATTGTAGTCACCGTTGGTTTCGTACAAGAATATAGATCTGAAAAATCTTTGGAGGCTTTAAATCACTTAGTTCCCGCAGAATGTCATTTAATCAGATGTGGTATCGAAAGCAATGGTATTTTAGCATCAACCTTAGTTCCTGGTGACTTGGTCCGCTTTAAAGTTGGAGATAGAATCCCCGCTGATCTTAGAATTGTAGAGGCAGTTGGTCTAACAATTGATGAAAGCAATTTAACCGGTGAAAATGAACCGGTAAGCAAAAACGTTGATCCAGTTATATTACCAGATAATGGTGCCCCAAATGTTAGCCAAAGATCTTGCATTGCTTATATGGGTACATTAGTTAGAGAAGGTCATGGAAAGGGTATTGTGGTTGGCACCGGTAAGGATACGGCGTTTGGAGCTGTTTTCGATATGATGAGTTCAATTGAAAAACCCAAGACACCGCTACAACAAGCTATGGATAAATTGGGCAAAGATTTATCACTGAttagttttgttttgattgGTTTAATTTGTTTACTTGGTATATTCCAAGGCAGATCTTGGCTAGACATGTTTCAAATATCAGTTTCTTTGGCTGTAGCAGCAATTCCAGAAGGGTTGCCAATCATAGTTACTGTTACGTTGGCCTTGGGTGTATTGAGAATGGCAAATAGAAAGGCAATTGTTAGGAGATTACCGAGCGTGGAAACACTAGGTTCAGTTAATGTCATTTGTTCAGATAAAACCGGTACTTTAACCCAAAATCATATGACCGTTTCTAAAATATGGAGTCTTGGCAGTAtgcaaaataaacaaaacattttaaatattgaaaCTTGCAACAAGAAAAcactaaaaaattatttaaacgATGATACAAGAGAGTTGTTAACCACAGgaaatatttgtaataatgctattttttctcaggaacaatttaaatttttaggTAATCCAACCGATGTTGCTTTGTTAGAAGTATTGGGTGAATTTGACTTAGTCGATTGTAGAACTGGGATTACTAGATCGACCGAGCTTCCATTTACTTCACAGAGAAAAATTATGGCTACTGGGATCACttccaataataaagagACATTTTACATCAAGGGTGCTTATGAAAAAATACTTCAAAAGGCAACACATTATTTGACCAAGGAGGGGAAGACagaaaaattgaacaaCTCGTTGAGCAAAATGATTGAAGATTGTGCTGAGAGCATGGCTGGTGAGGGATTGCGTGTTTTAGCCTTTGCAAAAATGGACAATACTACCAAGAAAACTATTATAgatgaaaaagatttgGGTAATTTGGTATTTATTGGTTTAATGGGAATGAAGGATCCACCAAGGCCCAATGTGCATAAAGCTgtggaaaaattattggaagGTTCAGTTCACATTATCATGATCACTGGTGATTCTCCCCGTACTGCTGTTTCTATTGCCAGACAAATAGGAATTCCTGTGGTTAACGAGGCAGATTCCTGTATTACTGGGGATAAATTAGACGTGATGAATGAAGATGAATTGGCGTCTGTTATTGATCACGTTAACATTTTTGCCAGGGCTACACCTCAACATAAGCTAAACATTGTTCGAGCATTACAGAAAAGAGGCGATGTTGTTGCTATGACAGGCGACGGTGTCAACGATGCTCCTGCATTGAAGTTGGCCGATATTGGTATTTCCATGGGGAATTTGGGTACTGATGTTGCGAAGGAAGCCTCTGATATGGTTTTAACCGATGATGATTTCAGTACCATCTTAACTGCGATCGAAGAAGGGAAGGGAATCTTTAACAACATTCAAAATTTCTTAACTTTTCAATTGTCTACTTCAGTTGCTGCTTTATCGCTGGTGGCTTTATCTACCGCATTAAATTTACCAAACCCATTGAATGCTATGCAAATTTTATGgattaatattttgatgGATGGTCCGCCAGCTCAAAGTTTAGGAGTTGAGCCTGTTGACCATGAAGTGATGAAGAAACCTCCACGTAGACGTACTGATAAGATTTTAACCAGTGcagttttaaaaagattGTTGACAAGCGcaatttttatcatttgtGGTACTgtgtttatatttgttagGGAAATAGATGCTGATGGACAGGTCACTTCGAGGGATACCACGATGACATTTACCtgttttgtgttttttgaCATGTTTAACGCATTAGCATGTAGACATTCCACCAAATCGATCTTTAAAATTGGGGTTTTTGCTAATAAGATGTTTAATTTTGCGGTTGGATTATCTATACTGGGTCAATTATGTGCAATTTACGTTCCATTTTTCCAATCTATTTTCAAGACTGAAAGTTTATCTTTGTATGATTTACTTTTCCTATTATGCATTAGTAGTACTGTTTTCATTGCAGATGAACTTCGCAAATACATTTTTAGATCTCGGAACCCAACAGATATACCATTTGTTTATTCTCAAGtctag